In one Oryza glaberrima chromosome 2, OglaRS2, whole genome shotgun sequence genomic region, the following are encoded:
- the LOC127761592 gene encoding FCS-Like Zinc finger 12-like encodes MSFLEQATERKAPPPARLGSITKLTAASSSFANLFSTFLGPVSSPEPRPRRSFDGGATGVGLGIVAAMSHACLTTEAEPIAIGAAARRRAREEAELSESYTCVITHVAGVDGASGSVRKRVYFGFGDGGGGWLVEADEEEPAPAADFLSRCFLCDKRLDGLDIYMYRGEKAFCSSECRCHQMLMDDHADNCGSEALKANDYSASPHSAPLPFSLSVAAA; translated from the exons ATGAGCTTTCTTGAGCAGGCAACCGAGCGGAAggcaccaccgccggcgaggcTCGGCTCCATCACCAAGCTGACGGCGGCATCGTCGTCCTTCGCCAACCTCTTCTCCACCTTCCTCGGGCCAGTGAGCTCCCCCGAGCCGAGGCCGAGGCGCAgcttcgacggcggcgccaccggcgttGGGCTTGGCATCGTCGCGGCCATGAGCCACGCCTGCCTGACGACCGAGGCCGAGCCGATCGCcatcggcgcggcggctcggcgccgcGCGAGAGAGGAGGCCGAGCTCTCTGAGAGCTACACTTGCGTCATCAcgcacgtcgccggcgtcgatggCGCCAGCGGCAGCGTGAGGAAGCGGGTGTACTTTGGGttcggcgacggtggcggcggctggcttgtggaagccgacgaggaggagccggcgccggcggctgacTTCTTGAGCCGGTGCTTCCTGTGTGACAAGAGGCTTGATGGGCTCGACATCTACATGTACAG GGGGGAGAAAGCCTTCTGCAGCTCCGAGTGCAGGTGCCACCAGATGCTAATGGACGACCATGCAGACAACTGTGGATCTGAAGCCCTCAAGGCCAACGACTACTCGGCCTCGCCGCACTCTGCGCCATTGCCCTTCTCCCTCAGCGTCGCAGCTGCCTAG